Genomic window (Cellulosilyticum lentocellum DSM 5427):
TCAGCACAAACCTCTGCCTCTATATCACCTCCATCAGCATGAATCACCATATTCATTTCTGCTTCATACATAGCAATTGCAATTTTTCTAATAATAGCTGCATCCATTCCCAGTTGTTTTAAGGTTCGTTTGAGTGACGCTGAAGCCTCTCCTGCTCTTAAAAAATCTTCCCCATCTACCTGGTAATGTAATTTCATACTATGCGTCTCCTTTACCCGTTAAACCAGCTTCATATAATTTACCACAAGCCATATAAAGTGGTTCTTCTGTTGAAAAAATAGTCATCCCCTTTTCCTCGGCTAATGCAATCATATCTTCACTAGGTGATTTACCTCTTACAAAAACAATCGCTTTAATATCTAGCATTTCAGCTGTACGAATCACTTGTAAGTTAACAAGTCCGGTTAATAATAAAACCTTTTCTTTTGCAAAAGCTAAAACATCACTCATCAGATCACAACCACAAGCTGTATAAACTTCACTGGAAAGTTGTTCTTCTCCAATCCACAATTTTGCATTTAATATGCGTTTTACTTCTTCTAATTGCATAATGGTTCCCCCCTTTTAATAAACTGCTGTTCCTGGTAAAGTTACTTCAAAAACACCTTCTAAACGTTTGGATTCGATTTTTATTCCTCCAGCCGCTTTAAAAAGTTCCTTAGTTTTCTCAAGTCCTATGCCAAGATGAAAGTTATCTTGTCTTTGACTCATAATAAGTAGCCTTGAATAAAGCCAAGGATTAACACGCCAACGTTGCTGTCTTCCTTCATAAACTTCATGACTCATTGGGTTTGTTACTCTAACATAGTCTTTATTAATAACAACCTGAATATATTGTGCATTATTCCAATAATTTCTATGTATAATCGCATTTGTAAGTACTTCTACTAAACCAGATATCGGATAAGCTTCAGGTAAAAGCTTACTTACCTGTTCTCGAAATGTTTTTAGCATCTCTAAAATGTTACCATCTATTCCTATTATTTGACTATTACAACTCACTTCTACAATGGCTTGTGGTATAAAATCTTGTGGATGCTTTCCAAATAACAATAGGCCACCATAGGTAGGATAATAAGCTTCCCTTTCATAATCCGTTGCAATAATACCTAATGAACTAAGTAATAAAAGCTGCTCAGGATTATTATCCGAAGGGTTACCCCATTTCATACATAAAGCTTTTTCATCTAAATCCTTTAAACTACTTCCTCTACAAGGTACATTTTCAAAACTTAACATGCCATATTGTTGCAGCATATTAGCCACTTCATGCCTTCCAGCTTTATCTGTCGTAGACCCCCTCCTTATATAAAAAGCACCTGTTTGAAGCATTTGATGAGGTACTTGCATACTTTTAAAAATGGTAACAACCCCCAGCACCTTACCTTCAACTTCTATCGTATCAAATCGTACAGGAACAGGTGGTGTTGCCCTATTAGCAATTACTTGTTGAATACGTTCTTCAATATGCTCAGGAATAGCTTCTAATCCTATTATTCGTCTTGTGGCATCTTCTACCCCAAATACAATATAGCCTCTACCACCTGGTGTATTTGCTATAGCA
Coding sequences:
- a CDS encoding AlbA family DNA-binding domain-containing protein, giving the protein MNKQKLMQLLKNDEGFKLDFKLKLSLDLDSEKKEFVKDVIAIANTPGGRGYIVFGVEDATRRIIGLEAIPEHIEERIQQVIANRATPPVPVRFDTIEVEGKVLGVVTIFKSMQVPHQMLQTGAFYIRRGSTTDKAGRHEVANMLQQYGMLSFENVPCRGSSLKDLDEKALCMKWGNPSDNNPEQLLLLSSLGIIATDYEREAYYPTYGGLLLFGKHPQDFIPQAIVEVSCNSQIIGIDGNILEMLKTFREQVSKLLPEAYPISGLVEVLTNAIIHRNYWNNAQYIQVVINKDYVRVTNPMSHEVYEGRQQRWRVNPWLYSRLLIMSQRQDNFHLGIGLEKTKELFKAAGGIKIESKRLEGVFEVTLPGTAVY